In a genomic window of Lycium ferocissimum isolate CSIRO_LF1 chromosome 9, AGI_CSIRO_Lferr_CH_V1, whole genome shotgun sequence:
- the LOC132029685 gene encoding uncharacterized protein LOC132029685 has translation MGDPYMLPSLIYVIRVFSRLVVQLLTYFYRWLNFFSRFVVHCYLIFFIKLTPSYINKMLTFYTRLWHLTAIRLVKYFIICSIRESYKYYHPKQNSQNRECSENSSRSTKNSGKN, from the exons ATGGGAGATCCGTACATGTTACCTTCTTTGATCTATGTAATTCGAGTTTTCAGCAGGTTGGTTGTACAATTACTTACCTACTTCTATAGATGGTTAAATTTTTTTAGCAGGTTCGTTGTACattgttatttaattttttttataaagctAACACCATCTTACATAAACAAAATGCTAACTTTCTACACAAGGCTCTGGCATCTCACCGCAATAAGATTAGTGAAATATTTTATCATATGTTCCATCAG AGAATCCTACAAATATTATCATCCCAAGCAAAATTCTCAAAATCGTGAATGCTCCGAGAATAGTTCCAG ATCTACTAAGAATTCTG GAAAGAACTGA
- the LOC132029682 gene encoding LRR receptor-like serine/threonine-protein kinase RGI5, giving the protein SDSKFLQSWDLKFSPCGWSGLTCIYGISIVKLDLGEKRITGTIPSTICQLKNLTVIDLSNNNISGAIPASLRDCSKLQHLDLSNNSLTGRIPGHLFQLQYLHHLSLSHNHLSGAIPDAINLFSLSDMDLSHNQLSGSIPKGLGDLPRLYVLDLSHNQLSGNISENLDHLRRRIKTLRLCSNKFKGRSSVEFLRLTFEQNCFDESNLCSNNSFPGLPSCSSGDKVLKFMREKHFIIIIPAVGVGLAIQLVWIFYIVRKHCLKTKKQNSKEDLRFITFHKLKITKEDILSSLKDENVIGHGGSGKVYRMAINQTGDTFAVKSIGHDKRLGEKFPKDFLAEVRILGRIRHRNIVKLFCCISSTDKNLLVYEYFEKQSLDKWLRRKKRAVSPGQSSIPSLDWQKRLNIAIGAAQGLCYMHQDCIRPIIHRDIKSCNILLDSEFNAKIADFGLAKILARQDDDPETASAVAGTFGYIAPEYASTFKVNVKTDIYSFRVVLLELTTGREPIIRDEQMNLAQWAQKRYREGNSIAGALDEEIMEASNLEQMTCVFKLGLMCTVASPSGRPSMKEVCYILQSCRDPTL; this is encoded by the exons AGCGATTCGAAGTTCCTCCAGTCATGGGATTTGAAATTTTCGCCATGTGGTTGGTCTGGACTGACATGCATCTATGGCATTAGCATCGTGAAGCTAGATCTTGGAGAAAAGAGGATTACTGGAACAATTCCATCAACAATATGCCAACTCAAGAACCTTACCGTGATTGAtctctccaacaacaacatatctgGGGCCATACCAGCTAGCCTGAGGGACTGCTCAAAGCTACAACATTTGGACCTGTCCAACAATTCTTTGACAGGCCGAATTCCAG GTCACTTGTTCCAATTGCAGTATTTGCATCACTTGTCACTAAGTCACAACCACTTGTCGGGTGCGATACCTGATGCAATAAACTTGTTTAGTTTGTCTGATATGGACCTTTCTCATAACCAATTGAGTGGATCTATACCGAAGGGACTTGGTGATTTACCTAGATTGTATGTTTTGGATTTATCTCATAATCAGTTATCAGGAAACATTTCGGAGAATTTAGATCATCTTAGGCGGCGTATAAAGACCCTTAGGCTTTGCTCCAACAAATTCAAAGGGAGAAGCTCTGTTGAATTTTTGAGGCTAACATTTGAACAGAATTGCTTTGATGAATCCAACCTTTGTTCCAATAACTCTTTCCCTGGCTTACCGAGCTGTTCTTCTGGTGATAAGGTTCTAAAATTTATGAGAGAAAAACACTTCATTATCATAATTCCTGCTGTGGGTGTTGGACTAGCTATACAGTTAGTATGGATCTTTTATATAGTCAGAAAGCATTGCTTGAAAACGAAGAAGCAAAATTCCAAAGAGGACTTGAGGTTCATTACATTTCACAAGCTTAAGATAACTAAGGAGGACATTTTATCTAGCTTGAAAGACGAAAATGTAATTGGACATGGAGGATCAGGGAAGGTCTATCGGATGGCGATCAATCAAACTGGAGACACCTTTGCTGTCAAAAGCATAGGGCATGACAAAAGATTAGGTGAAAAATTCCCAAAGGATTTTCTGGCAGAAGTTCGAATACTTGGTCGCATTCGACACAGAAACATTGTCAAGCTCTTTTGCTGCATCTCTAGCACAGACAAAAACCTTCTAGTCTATGAATACTTTGAGAAACAAAGCCTGGACAAATGGCTACGAAGAAAGAAAAGAGCAGTATCCCCAGGTCAAAGTAGCATCCCATCCCTGGATTGGCAAAAGAGATTAAATATAGCCATTGGTGCAGCTCAAGGGCTCTGCTACATGCACCAAGATTGCATTCGACCCATCATTCATAGAGACATTAAGTCATGCAATATCCTTCTGGACTCAGAATTCAATGCAAAAATAGCAGATTTTGGACTAGCCAAAATACTAGCCAGGCAGGATGATGATCCTGAAACAGCTTCTGCTGTTGCTGGAACTTTTGGTTACATTGCCCCAG AGTATGCCTCGACATTCAAAGTGAATGTGAAGACAGATATCTATAGCTTTAGAGTGGTGCTATTAGAACTGACAACGGGGAGAGAACCCATTATCCGGGATGAGCAAATGAATCTAGCACAATGGGCTCAAAAGCGTTACAGAGAGGGAAATTCTATCGCGGGTGCTCTTGATGAAGAAATCATGGAAGCAAGTAATTTGGAACAAATGACATGTGTTTTTAAATTAGGACTGATGTGCACTGTAGCATCACCATCTGGTAGGCCATCAATGAAGGAGGTTTGCTACATTCTTCAAAGCTGCAGAGACCCCACTCTTTGA
- the LOC132029681 gene encoding leucine-rich repeat receptor protein kinase EMS1-like, with protein MLQTSCNHFPRKMQMLFLIFFFLISQSFQENLQFSSAEQSVLLKLKQHWSGSEFLQSWNLNSSACNWSGVSCIDDKVVTELHLGGKKITGTIPSIICQLNNLTFIDLSNNNISGTIPVSLKDCSMLQHLDLSNNSLRDRIPGELFGKEQLLYLYLNGNMLSGEMPKQISESELKYLYLSENYLNGSIPKDIGNLKNLVKLDLSHNSLSGSITNQLFQLHHLRHLSLSSNYLSGVIPNEMDLFSLYDMDLSHNQLTGSIPKGFWDLPGLHALDLSYNQLSGDISENIEHLRPRNTLRLCSNKFSGRISAEFVKLTHEENCFDESNLCTTSKNLSISGLPSCSAGGEVGNISRSKHLIIIIPVVGVVIAIQLIWIFYMVRKHWGKKECIYMQLAWIFSLIRKRSSKTKKQNVKDDLKFISFQKLKVTMEDILSSLKDENIIGNGGSGKVYRVVIDQTGNTYAVKSIGHGQKTGGRPQKEFLAEVRILGSIRHNNIVKLMCCISSADRKLLVYEYFEKQSLDKWLHRKKRAVSSSQSSTPALDWRKRLNIAIGAAEGLCYMHHHCPRPIIHRDIKSSNILLDSEFNAKIADFGLAKILARRDDDPETASPIAGTFGYIAPEYASTFKVNVKTDIYSYGVVLLELTTGREAIIRDEQINLAQWALQSYREGNSILEALDEEVMEISNLEQMRSVFKLGVMCTGASPSGRPSMKEVCDVLQSC; from the exons ATGCTTCAAACAAGCTGTAAccattttccccgtaaaatGCAAATGCTCttcctcatttttttcttcctaaTCAGCCAGTCTTTCCAAGaaaatttacaattttcaaGCGCGGAACAGTCCGTATTGCTAAAATTGAAACAACACTGGAGCGGTTCGGAGTTTCTCCAATCATGGAATTTAAATTCTTCAGCATGCAATTGGTCAGGAGTTTCTTGCATTGATGACAAGGTAGTGACAGAGCTACATCTTGGAGGAAAGAAAATTACCGGAACAATTCCATCAATAATATGTCAACTCAACAACCTTACTTTCATTGAtctctccaacaacaacatttcaGGAACTATACCAGTAAGCCTGAAAGATTGCTCAATGCTACAACATTTGGACTTGTCCAATAATTCTTTGAGAGACCGGATTCCAGGTGAGTTGTTCGGGAAGGAACAATTACTCTATTTGTATCTTAATGGTAACATGTTGTCTGGTGAGATGCCAAAGCAAATATCAGAATCCGAACTAAAATATCTTTATCTCTCTGAGAACTACCTGAACGGTTCGATACCAAAAGATATTGGGAACTTGAAAAATCTTGTGAAATTGGACCTGTCACATAATTCTCTAAGTGGTTCAATTACAAATCAGTTGTTTCAGTTGCATCATTTGCGACACCTGTCACTAAGTTCCAATTACTTGTCCGGTGTGATACCTAATGAAATGGACTTGTTTAGTTTGTATGACATGGATCTTTCTCATAACCAATTGACTGGTTCTATACCAAAGGGATTTTGGGATTTACCTGGATTGCATGCTCTTGATTTGTCTTATAATCAATTATCAGGAGACATTTCGGAAAATATAGAACATCTTAGGCCTAGAAATACTTTAAGGCTTTGTTCCAACAAATTCTCAGGGAGAATTTCTGCTGAATTTGTTAAGCTAACACATGAAGAGAATTGCTTTGACGAGTCGAATCTTTGTACTACATCCAAGAACTTATCTATCTCTGGCCTACCAAGCTGCTCCGCTGGTGGTGAGGTTGGAAATATTTCGAGATCAAAACACTTGATTATTATAATTCCTGTTGTAGGTGTTGTAATAGCTATACAGCTAATATGGATCTTTTACATGGTCAGAAAGCATTGGGGGAAAAAAGAGTGCATATATATGCAATTAGCATGGATCTTTTCGTTGATCAGAAAGCGTAGTTCAAAAACAAAGAAGCAGAATGTCAAAGATGACTtgaagtttatttcatttcaaaagTTGAAGGTGACTATGGAAGATATTTTGTCTAGCTTGAAAGAcgaaaacataataggtaatgGAGGATCAGGTAAGGTCTATCGAGTTGTGATTGACCAAACAGGCAATACTTATGCTGTTAAAAGCATAGGGCATGGACAAAAAACAGGTGGAAGACCCCAAAAGGAGTTCCTGGCAGAAGTTAGAATACTTGGTAGCATTCGACACAACAACATTGTCAAGCTCATGTGTTGCATATCAAGTGCAGATAGAAAGCTTCTAGTCTATGAATACTTTGAAAAACAAAGCCTGGACAAGTGGCTTCACAGAAAGAAACGAGCAGTATCATCTAGTCAAAGTAGTACCCCGGCCCTGGATTGGCGAAAGAGATTAAATATAGCCATCGGTGCAGCTGAAGGACTCTGCTATATGCACCATCATTGCCCTCGACCCATCATTCATAGAGACATAAAGTCCAGCAATATCCTTCTGGACTCCGAATTCAATGCAAAAATAGCAGATTTTGGACTAGCAAAAATACTAGCCAGGCGGGATGATGATCCTGAGACGGCTTCTCCTATTGCTGGAACATTTGGTTACATTGCACCAG AGTATGCCTCAACATTCAAAGTGAATGTAAAGACTGATATATATAGCTATGGAGTGGTGCTTTTAGAATTGACAACAGGGAGAGAAGCCATTATCCGGGATGAGCAAATCAATCTAGCACAATGGGCTCTACAGAGTTACAGAGAGGGGAATTCCATTCTCGAGGCCCTTGATGAAGAAGTCATGGAAATAAGTAATTTGGAACAAATGAGAAGTGTTTTTAAACTAGGAGTGATGTGTACTGGAGCATCACCATCTGGTAGGCCATCAATGAAAGAGGTTTGCGATGTTCTCCAAAGCTGTTGA